The following are encoded in a window of Pseudalgibacter alginicilyticus genomic DNA:
- the hemL gene encoding glutamate-1-semialdehyde 2,1-aminomutase encodes MIYKRSSALFAEAECVIPGGVNSPVRAFKGVGGTPIFVKEAKGAYLYDEDGHKLIDYINSWGPMILGHAYEPVVKAVIEKAKKGTSFGMPTEIETQIAELAVSMVPNIDKIRFVNSGTEACMSAVRLARGFTGKDKIIKFAGCYHGHSDSFLIQAGSGASTFGVPNSPGVTKGTAKDTLLATYNNIESVKALIEDNQEEIACIIIEPVAGNMGCIPPKDNFLQKLRDLCDAHNILLIFDEVMTGFRLARGGAQELFNIKADIVCFGKVIGGGLPVGAFAARNEIMDYLAPSGPVYQAGTLSGNPLAMAAGLAMLTELNNEVEIFKRLEEKTAYLHKGIAKVLSNNAVVNTINRMGSMISVHFAKGDVVDFDSSAKGNNDTFKKFFHGMLQRGVYIAPSAFETWFITDALTYADLDDTIAVVNEVVKTL; translated from the coding sequence ATGATTTATAAAAGAAGTAGTGCCCTATTTGCAGAAGCTGAGTGTGTTATTCCAGGTGGAGTAAATTCACCAGTTAGAGCTTTTAAAGGAGTAGGAGGAACACCCATTTTTGTAAAAGAAGCTAAAGGAGCATATTTATATGATGAAGATGGTCATAAGTTAATAGATTACATTAACTCTTGGGGACCGATGATTTTAGGGCATGCCTATGAACCTGTTGTGAAAGCTGTTATTGAAAAAGCTAAAAAAGGAACTTCTTTTGGGATGCCAACAGAAATTGAAACTCAAATTGCAGAATTAGCTGTTTCCATGGTACCTAATATTGATAAAATCCGTTTTGTAAATTCAGGAACAGAAGCTTGTATGAGCGCTGTACGCTTGGCAAGAGGTTTTACTGGAAAAGATAAAATTATTAAGTTTGCTGGTTGTTATCATGGTCATAGCGATTCTTTTTTAATTCAAGCAGGTAGTGGTGCTAGTACATTTGGTGTACCTAACAGTCCTGGAGTTACTAAGGGTACCGCTAAAGATACCTTATTAGCTACATATAATAATATAGAAAGCGTAAAAGCTCTTATTGAAGATAATCAAGAAGAAATAGCGTGTATTATAATTGAGCCTGTTGCAGGTAATATGGGCTGTATTCCTCCAAAAGATAATTTTTTGCAAAAGTTGAGAGATTTATGTGATGCCCATAACATTCTTTTGATTTTTGATGAAGTGATGACAGGTTTTAGATTAGCCAGAGGAGGTGCGCAAGAATTATTTAACATAAAGGCAGATATTGTTTGTTTTGGAAAAGTAATTGGCGGCGGTTTACCTGTAGGAGCTTTTGCTGCAAGAAATGAGATTATGGATTATTTAGCACCTTCGGGACCCGTATATCAGGCAGGAACTTTAAGTGGTAATCCATTGGCTATGGCAGCAGGCTTGGCTATGCTTACTGAATTGAATAATGAGGTAGAAATATTTAAGCGTTTAGAAGAAAAAACAGCTTATTTACATAAAGGAATAGCTAAGGTTTTGAGCAATAATGCTGTTGTTAATACCATTAATAGAATGGGATCTATGATTTCTGTACATTTTGCTAAGGGAGATGTGGTGGATTTTGATTCTTCTGCCAAAGGGAATAATGACACATTCAAGAAATTTTTTCATGGCATGTTACAGCGAGGCGTTTATATAGCTCCTAGTGCTTTTGAAACTTGGTTTATTACCGATGCATTAACCTATGCAGATTTAGATGATACGATTGCTGTTGTTAATGAAGTGGTAAAAACATTATAA